In one window of Pseudomonas putida DNA:
- a CDS encoding PLDc N-terminal domain-containing protein, with product MEIGTVWILVAVLVILLQIWAIWHIIGSERRAERKMLWVVFVVWAPFPGLLFWAWRGPRAVKGRAVLEEK from the coding sequence ATGGAAATCGGAACGGTCTGGATCCTCGTCGCAGTGCTGGTGATTCTTCTGCAGATCTGGGCGATATGGCACATCATCGGCAGCGAGCGCCGTGCCGAGCGCAAGATGTTGTGGGTCGTGTTCGTGGTTTGGGCGCCGTTCCCCGGCCTGTTGTTCTGGGCCTGGCGCGGGCCGCGGGCGGTGAAGGGCAGGGCCGTGCTGGAAGAGAAATGA
- the katG gene encoding catalase/peroxidase HPI, whose translation MSNESKCPFHQTAGGGTTNRDWWPDQLNLRILHQHGSQSDPMDPDFDYAKAFKSLDFQALKRDLTALMTDSQDWWPADFGHYGPLFVRMAWHSAGTYRIADGRGGAGSGQQRFAPLNSWPDNVSLDKARRLLWPIKQKYGNKISWADLIVLTGNVALESMGFKTFGFSGGRADVWEPDEDVYWGSEKVWLGGDTRYGKAQPPGKGDLVAEPAKHAEEQSRTEPAGRNLENPLAAVQMGLIYVNPEGPEGNPDPVASGKDIRETFGRMAMNDEETVALIAGGHAFGKTHGAGPADNVGAEPEAAGLELQGLGWANTFGTGKGGDTITSGLEVTWTSTPTRWSNEYLNNLFNFEWELTKSPAGAHQWRPKDGKGANSVPDAHDPAKRHSPMMLTSDLALRFDPIYEPIARRFKEHPEQLADAFARAWYKLIHRDMGPLARYLGPENPQEELLWQDPIPKVDHPLVDEQDITALKAKVLASGLSVAELVSTAWAAASTFRGSDKRGGANGGRLRLEPQRSWVANQPQQLDKVLKVLEKIQGEFNSGGKKISLADLIVLAGSAAVEKAAQDAGHTVSVPFRPGRTDASQEQTDVESFAVLEPLADGLRNFTKARYSVKAEKLLLDKAQLLTLTAPELTVLVGGLRVLGANHGGSQHGVFTDKPGTLSNDFFRNLLDMSVEWKPTSADNETFEGRDRKTGQVKWTGTRVDLVFGSHAQLRALSEVYGSSDAKEKFVKDFVAAWVKVMELDRFELNRGV comes from the coding sequence ATGTCGAACGAATCGAAATGCCCGTTCCATCAAACCGCAGGCGGCGGCACCACCAACCGTGACTGGTGGCCCGATCAGCTCAACCTCAGGATTCTCCACCAGCATGGCAGCCAGTCCGATCCGATGGACCCGGATTTCGATTATGCCAAGGCGTTCAAGAGCCTTGACTTCCAAGCCCTGAAAAGAGACCTCACCGCGTTGATGACCGACTCCCAGGACTGGTGGCCTGCGGATTTTGGCCACTATGGCCCGCTGTTCGTCCGCATGGCCTGGCATAGCGCAGGCACCTACCGCATCGCGGACGGCCGCGGTGGCGCGGGCTCCGGTCAGCAGCGCTTCGCCCCGCTCAACAGCTGGCCCGACAACGTCAGCCTGGACAAGGCCCGGCGGCTGCTGTGGCCGATCAAGCAGAAATACGGCAACAAGATTTCCTGGGCCGACCTGATCGTGCTCACCGGCAACGTCGCGCTGGAGTCGATGGGCTTCAAGACCTTCGGCTTCTCTGGAGGCCGCGCCGATGTCTGGGAGCCGGACGAAGATGTGTACTGGGGCTCGGAGAAGGTCTGGCTGGGGGGCGACACCCGCTACGGCAAGGCCCAGCCGCCCGGTAAAGGTGATCTGGTGGCCGAGCCTGCCAAGCACGCAGAGGAGCAAAGTCGCACCGAGCCGGCAGGGCGCAACCTTGAAAACCCGCTGGCAGCCGTGCAGATGGGCTTGATCTACGTAAACCCCGAAGGCCCGGAGGGCAATCCTGACCCGGTCGCTTCGGGCAAGGACATTCGCGAGACCTTCGGCCGCATGGCGATGAATGACGAAGAGACCGTGGCCCTGATCGCGGGCGGCCACGCCTTCGGCAAGACCCACGGTGCAGGCCCTGCGGACAACGTCGGTGCCGAACCTGAAGCCGCAGGGCTCGAGCTTCAAGGGCTGGGTTGGGCCAACACGTTTGGCACTGGCAAGGGTGGCGATACCATCACCAGCGGCCTGGAAGTGACCTGGACCTCGACCCCGACCCGCTGGAGCAACGAATACCTGAACAACCTGTTCAACTTCGAGTGGGAACTGACCAAGAGCCCGGCGGGCGCCCATCAATGGCGTCCCAAGGATGGCAAAGGGGCCAACAGCGTGCCCGATGCCCACGATCCGGCCAAGCGCCATTCACCGATGATGCTCACCTCTGACCTGGCCTTGCGCTTCGACCCGATCTACGAGCCGATCGCCCGGCGTTTCAAGGAGCATCCCGAGCAACTGGCCGACGCCTTCGCCCGTGCCTGGTACAAGCTGATCCACCGTGACATGGGGCCGCTGGCCCGTTACCTGGGCCCGGAAAACCCGCAGGAAGAACTGCTCTGGCAGGACCCGATCCCCAAGGTCGATCACCCGCTGGTAGACGAGCAGGACATCACGGCGCTCAAGGCCAAGGTGCTGGCCTCGGGCCTGAGCGTTGCCGAGCTTGTGTCCACCGCCTGGGCGGCAGCTTCGACCTTCCGTGGTTCGGACAAGCGCGGTGGCGCCAACGGCGGGCGTCTGCGCCTGGAACCTCAGCGCTCCTGGGTCGCCAACCAGCCTCAGCAATTGGACAAGGTGCTCAAGGTGCTGGAGAAAATCCAGGGCGAATTCAACAGCGGCGGCAAGAAGATTTCGCTGGCCGACCTGATCGTGCTGGCGGGCTCCGCTGCGGTCGAGAAGGCCGCCCAGGACGCTGGGCACACTGTCAGCGTGCCGTTCCGGCCGGGTCGCACCGATGCCTCCCAGGAGCAGACGGATGTCGAGTCGTTCGCCGTGCTGGAGCCGCTGGCAGACGGCCTGCGCAACTTCACCAAGGCCAGGTACAGCGTCAAGGCCGAGAAGCTGCTGCTGGACAAGGCCCAGTTGCTGACCCTCACCGCGCCGGAACTGACCGTGCTGGTCGGTGGCCTGCGGGTGTTGGGCGCCAACCATGGTGGCAGCCAGCATGGGGTGTTCACCGACAAGCCTGGCACCTTGAGCAACGATTTCTTCCGCAACCTGCTGGACATGAGCGTGGAATGGAAGCCGACCTCGGCTGACAACGAGACCTTCGAAGGCCGTGACCGCAAGACCGGGCAGGTGAAATGGACCGGCACGCGGGTCGACCTGGTGTTTGGTTCTCACGCCCAGTTGCGGGCGTTGAGCGAGGTGTACGGCAGCAGCGATGCCAAGGAGAAATTCGTCAAGGACTTCGTGGCGGCGTGGGTGAAGGTGATGGAGTTGGATCGTTTCGAATTAAATCGCGGGGTGTAG
- a CDS encoding GNAT family N-acetyltransferase, producing MSAPSLELFPTGPEHAEIIRNLYQFYAYESSDWEQEDVEADGRFYLHEAHMARYWQSSGWGASLVLVDGFIAGFVLVERSELPGVEALELADLFILKRYRRQGIGRAIACQMLCSGAHDWLLRCYRQDEAAMAFCSRVVAELPRAVQAIAPEDDPQLHTWRVAAVRH from the coding sequence ATGTCAGCGCCGTCACTCGAGCTGTTCCCGACCGGCCCTGAACACGCCGAAATCATCCGCAATCTTTATCAGTTCTATGCCTACGAGTCCTCGGACTGGGAGCAGGAAGACGTCGAGGCGGATGGACGTTTCTACCTGCACGAGGCGCACATGGCGCGCTACTGGCAATCGTCCGGTTGGGGCGCCAGCCTGGTGCTGGTCGACGGCTTCATCGCCGGTTTCGTGCTGGTCGAGCGTAGCGAGCTGCCAGGGGTCGAGGCCCTCGAGCTGGCCGACCTGTTCATCCTCAAGCGCTACCGCCGTCAAGGCATTGGCCGTGCAATAGCGTGCCAGATGCTCTGCAGTGGCGCGCATGACTGGCTGTTGCGCTGCTATCGGCAAGATGAAGCGGCCATGGCCTTTTGCAGCCGCGTCGTCGCCGAGTTGCCGCGCGCCGTGCAGGCAATCGCGCCGGAAGATGACCCGCAGTTGCACACATGGCGTGTCGCGGCGGTGCGTCACTGA
- a CDS encoding TetR/AcrR family transcriptional regulator, which yields MSDPQVSLGQPAGGARKSRKNNPEKTREDILQAAIHEFVQQGLAGARVDAIAERTATSKRMIYYYFGSKEQLYLECLVKLYGDIRKTEHSLDLESLPVEQAIRRLVEFTFDHHDHNVDFVRIVCTENIHYGEFVKQAPVIREMSSLVLESLARTLQRGVEEGMFRAGIEVIDLHMLMSSFCFYRVSNRHTFGQIFQIDLADDAIKLRHKQMICEAVLNYIRA from the coding sequence ATGAGTGATCCGCAAGTCAGCCTCGGTCAGCCCGCGGGCGGGGCGCGCAAGTCGCGCAAGAACAACCCGGAGAAAACCCGCGAGGACATTCTCCAGGCTGCGATCCACGAGTTCGTCCAGCAAGGCCTGGCCGGCGCGCGGGTCGATGCGATCGCCGAGCGCACCGCCACTTCCAAGCGCATGATCTACTACTACTTCGGCAGCAAGGAACAGCTGTACCTGGAATGCCTGGTCAAGCTCTACGGCGACATCCGCAAGACCGAGCACAGCCTGGACCTGGAGTCGCTGCCGGTCGAGCAGGCGATCCGCCGGCTGGTGGAGTTCACCTTCGATCACCACGACCACAATGTCGACTTCGTACGCATCGTCTGTACCGAAAACATCCATTACGGTGAGTTCGTCAAGCAGGCGCCGGTGATCCGCGAAATGAGCAGCCTGGTGCTCGAATCACTGGCGCGCACCCTGCAGCGCGGGGTCGAGGAAGGCATGTTCCGTGCGGGCATCGAGGTCATCGACCTGCATATGCTGATGAGTTCGTTCTGCTTCTATCGGGTCTCGAACCGGCATACCTTCGGCCAGATCTTCCAGATCGACCTGGCGGACGACGCAATCAAGCTGCGCCACAAGCAGATGATCTGCGAAGCCGTGCTCAACTACATCCGCGCCTGA
- a CDS encoding EAL and GGDEF domain-containing protein, with product MSLVASPDVMYRLLIQSVVDYAIYLLTPEGVVANWNPGAQRAKGYEAAEVVGQHYSLFYSEADRSAGLPQANLEQARRCGRFEEHGWRLRKDGSLLRAHVVIEAVHDDDGQLVGFAKITRDCTEQYHAQMAQREQERHFRLLVQGVRDYAIYMLDSAGHVINWNAGAERAKGYKADEIVGQHFSVFYTHEDRVGGLPELGLETARREGRFQAEGVRQRKDGSHFWTSVVIEAIHDEDSGQLIGFAKVTRDISERRRYELELLQAKELAEQYSQEMSTLSQFLDSVIANIPACVIVQDLVSQRILLANQQAERLFGGQGASLIGTLPADCAVPAAAEFLEQQLARGARSTKGYAAETRVETVAGARTLRSRALLSQNRDNQADYVLFIAEDATEELAAHAQIHHMAHHDALTGLPNRTLFHERLKQALARGEDSGKLTATLCLDLDNFKNINDSLGHAFGDKLLRALGKRLRRELREHDTLARLGGDEFAVVLAGLDNREAACNTARRLIDAICPPFQIEGHQFAVGVSIGIAFAPEDQDNAEQLLGYADMALYEAKRNGRNRYECFHVELDVAARQRRLVETDLRTALHLGQLQLHYQPVVDQQCNSVTGYEALLRWEHPSRGLIMPMDFIPIAEETGLIHEIGARVLNLACQEAATWEGQEVVSVNLSPVQFKNTGLAHTVSLALSDSGLAPHRLELEITESVLLGNSEENVRILRELKELGVSISLDDFGTGYSSLGYLRSFPFDRIKIDKSFVHDMCDSREAMSIIRAITELSNSLKIKTTAEGVESAEQMERLAAEGCSHFQGYFYGRPAPASERLKTPGRIVRD from the coding sequence ATGTCGCTAGTCGCGAGCCCCGACGTCATGTACCGGTTGTTGATCCAGAGCGTGGTGGACTATGCCATCTACCTGCTGACCCCGGAGGGGGTGGTCGCCAACTGGAACCCGGGGGCGCAGCGCGCCAAGGGCTATGAGGCCGCCGAGGTTGTCGGGCAGCACTACTCGCTGTTCTACAGCGAGGCGGACCGCTCTGCCGGCCTGCCGCAAGCCAACCTCGAGCAGGCGCGCCGCTGTGGTCGTTTCGAGGAGCATGGCTGGCGCCTGCGCAAGGACGGCAGCCTGCTGCGCGCGCATGTGGTGATCGAGGCGGTGCATGACGACGACGGGCAACTGGTGGGTTTCGCCAAGATCACCCGTGATTGCACCGAGCAGTACCATGCACAGATGGCTCAGCGCGAGCAGGAGCGGCATTTCCGCCTGCTGGTGCAGGGCGTGCGCGACTATGCCATCTATATGCTCGACAGCGCCGGCCATGTGATCAACTGGAACGCCGGGGCCGAGCGAGCCAAGGGCTACAAGGCCGATGAAATCGTCGGCCAGCATTTCTCGGTGTTCTACACCCATGAAGACCGCGTCGGCGGCCTGCCCGAACTGGGGCTGGAGACGGCACGTCGGGAAGGGCGCTTCCAGGCCGAAGGTGTACGCCAGCGCAAGGACGGCTCGCATTTCTGGACCAGCGTGGTGATCGAGGCCATCCATGACGAGGACAGCGGCCAACTGATCGGTTTCGCCAAGGTGACCCGTGACATCTCCGAGCGTCGCCGCTACGAGCTGGAGCTGCTGCAGGCCAAGGAGCTGGCCGAGCAGTACAGCCAGGAGATGAGTACCTTGTCGCAGTTTCTCGATTCGGTGATCGCCAATATTCCAGCCTGTGTCATCGTCCAGGACCTGGTCAGCCAGCGCATCCTGTTGGCCAACCAGCAGGCCGAGCGCTTGTTCGGTGGCCAGGGGGCGAGCCTGATCGGCACGCTGCCCGCAGATTGCGCGGTGCCGGCTGCCGCCGAGTTCCTCGAGCAGCAACTGGCGCGCGGCGCACGCAGTACCAAGGGCTACGCCGCTGAAACCCGTGTCGAAACCGTCGCGGGAGCTCGCACCCTGCGCAGCCGCGCGCTGCTCAGCCAGAACCGCGACAACCAGGCCGATTACGTGCTGTTCATCGCCGAGGACGCTACTGAAGAACTGGCAGCCCACGCGCAGATCCACCACATGGCCCATCACGATGCGCTGACCGGCCTGCCCAATCGCACGCTGTTCCATGAGCGCCTCAAGCAGGCGCTGGCGCGCGGCGAGGACAGTGGCAAGCTGACCGCCACCTTGTGCCTGGACCTGGACAACTTCAAGAACATCAACGACTCCCTCGGCCATGCCTTCGGCGACAAACTGCTGCGTGCCCTGGGCAAGCGCCTGCGTCGAGAGCTGCGCGAGCACGACACCTTGGCTCGGCTAGGCGGGGATGAGTTCGCCGTGGTTCTGGCCGGGCTGGACAACCGCGAGGCGGCCTGCAATACCGCCCGGCGCCTGATCGATGCGATCTGCCCGCCGTTCCAGATCGAAGGGCACCAGTTCGCTGTCGGTGTGAGCATTGGTATTGCCTTTGCGCCCGAGGACCAGGACAACGCCGAGCAACTGCTCGGCTACGCCGACATGGCCCTGTACGAAGCCAAGCGCAATGGCCGCAACCGCTACGAGTGCTTCCATGTCGAACTCGACGTTGCCGCTCGCCAGCGCCGCCTGGTGGAGACCGACCTGCGCACAGCCCTGCACCTGGGGCAATTGCAATTGCACTACCAGCCGGTGGTGGACCAGCAGTGCAACAGCGTCACCGGCTACGAGGCGCTACTGCGCTGGGAGCACCCCAGCCGTGGCCTGATCATGCCCATGGATTTCATTCCCATCGCCGAGGAGACCGGGCTGATCCACGAGATTGGCGCCCGTGTGTTGAATCTCGCCTGCCAGGAGGCGGCGACCTGGGAAGGGCAGGAGGTGGTGTCGGTCAACCTGTCGCCGGTGCAGTTCAAGAACACTGGGCTGGCGCACACCGTTTCCCTGGCACTGTCGGACTCAGGGCTTGCCCCGCATCGTCTGGAGCTGGAGATCACCGAGTCGGTGCTGCTGGGCAACAGCGAGGAGAACGTGCGGATCCTGCGGGAGCTGAAGGAGCTTGGCGTGTCGATCTCGCTGGACGATTTCGGCACCGGCTATTCGTCGCTGGGTTACCTGCGCTCATTCCCGTTCGACCGGATCAAGATCGACAAATCCTTCGTCCACGACATGTGCGACAGTCGCGAGGCGATGTCGATCATCCGCGCGATCACCGAGCTGTCCAACAGCCTGAAGATCAAGACTACGGCCGAGGGCGTGGAGTCGGCCGAGCAGATGGAGCGCCTGGCGGCAGAAGGGTGTTCGCATTTCCAGGGCTATTTCTATGGGCGACCGGCACCGGCCAGCGAGCGTCTGAAGACGCCGGGCAGGATTGTCAGGGACTGA
- a CDS encoding DMT family transporter, protein MTTRTPLSGVNHPLRGIALVVAATFLFASHDGLSKFLGGIYPVIMVVWARYVVHTLLMAGIFMPQAGLRVLRTRRPLLQTLRALSLLSTSLLFTAGLQYLPLAEATSVNFLAPVLVTALSAPLLKERVTLGQWLAVVMGFIGVLVVVHPGGAMFTPAILFPFGSALGFCFYQLLTRILAAHDSPTTSNFYAGLCNTLIMSALVPFFWQTPQWQHVLLMLALGGCGMTAHLLLTKAFRHAAPALLAPFSYCQIVFAGVLGLVVFGQVPDTTSIVGIAIICLSGLGAAWMQRRK, encoded by the coding sequence ATGACCACCCGCACCCCGCTGTCCGGCGTCAACCACCCCTTGCGCGGCATCGCCCTGGTGGTGGCCGCGACTTTCCTGTTCGCCAGCCACGATGGGCTGTCGAAATTCCTCGGTGGTATCTACCCGGTGATCATGGTGGTCTGGGCGCGCTATGTGGTGCATACGCTGCTGATGGCCGGCATCTTCATGCCCCAGGCGGGGCTGCGTGTGCTGCGCACCCGGCGTCCGTTGCTGCAGACCTTGCGTGCCTTGAGCCTGCTCAGCACCAGCCTGTTGTTCACGGCGGGCCTGCAGTACCTGCCGCTGGCCGAGGCCACGTCGGTCAACTTTCTCGCCCCGGTGCTGGTCACTGCGCTGTCGGCTCCGCTGCTCAAGGAGCGGGTCACGCTCGGCCAGTGGCTGGCGGTAGTGATGGGGTTCATCGGGGTACTGGTGGTGGTGCATCCGGGCGGGGCGATGTTCACCCCGGCGATCCTGTTTCCCTTCGGTTCGGCCCTGGGTTTCTGCTTCTACCAGCTGCTGACCCGGATTCTGGCCGCCCATGACAGCCCAACCACCAGCAACTTCTACGCAGGCCTGTGCAACACCCTGATCATGAGTGCGCTGGTGCCGTTCTTCTGGCAGACACCGCAATGGCAACACGTACTGCTGATGCTCGCCCTTGGCGGTTGCGGCATGACCGCCCACCTGCTGCTGACCAAGGCCTTCCGCCATGCCGCTCCGGCACTGCTGGCGCCGTTCAGCTACTGCCAGATCGTGTTTGCGGGTGTGCTGGGCCTGGTGGTATTCGGCCAGGTGCCGGACACCACCAGTATCGTGGGCATCGCCATCATCTGCCTGAGCGGCCTTGGTGCCGCCTGGATGCAGCGGCGCAAGTGA
- the quiC gene encoding 3-dehydroshikimate dehydratase QuiC yields the protein MQRSIATVSLSGTLPEKLEAIAAAGFDGVEIFENDLLHYAGAPREIRQRCADLGLAITLFQPFRDFEGCRRDRLHKNLDRAARKFDLMQELGTDLVLVCSNVQPDALGDEQLLVDDLRLLAEHAGARGLRIGYEALAWGRHVNTWQQVWHLVRKADHPALGVILDSFHTLSLKGDPSAIRDIPGEKIFFVQMADAPILAMDVLEWSRHFRCFPGQGEMDLAGFLAPIIASGYRGPLSLEVFNDGFRAAPSRQNAADGLRSLLYLEEKTRVRLAEQAVAVEPGVLFAPPAASRYDGVEFVEFAVDDAVGARLGGWLKRLGFAEAGQHRSKAVKLLRQGDINIVLNAEPYSFAHNFYEAHGPSLCAAALRVDDAQAALQRAMAYRGQPFRGLVGPNEREIPAVRAPDGSLIYLVEPAGAGQSIYDSDFCLDPSATAAGGLQRIDHMALALPAEGLDSWVLFYKSLFDFTADDEVVLPDPYGLVKSRALRSPCATLRLPLNISENRNTAIAHALSSYRGSGVHHIAFDCADIFAEVTRAKEAGVPLLEIPMNYYDDLAARFEFDDEFLSELAYYNVLYDRDAQGGELFHVYTEPFEGRFFFEILQRKGNYAGYGAANVAVRLAAMAKLRASAAG from the coding sequence ATGCAGCGTTCGATCGCCACCGTCTCACTCAGCGGTACCCTGCCTGAAAAGCTCGAAGCTATCGCTGCCGCAGGCTTTGATGGCGTCGAGATCTTCGAGAACGACCTGCTCCATTACGCCGGTGCCCCGCGTGAAATTCGGCAGCGGTGTGCGGACCTGGGGCTGGCCATCACGCTGTTTCAGCCGTTTCGCGACTTCGAGGGCTGCCGCCGTGATCGTCTGCACAAGAACCTCGACCGCGCGGCGCGCAAGTTCGACCTGATGCAGGAACTGGGCACCGACCTGGTGCTGGTGTGCAGCAACGTGCAGCCCGATGCGCTGGGCGATGAGCAACTGCTGGTCGATGACCTGCGCCTGTTGGCCGAGCATGCCGGGGCGCGGGGCCTGCGCATCGGTTACGAAGCGTTGGCCTGGGGGCGTCACGTCAACACCTGGCAGCAGGTGTGGCACCTGGTGCGCAAGGCCGATCATCCGGCGCTGGGGGTGATTCTCGACAGCTTCCACACGCTCTCGCTCAAGGGCGACCCCAGTGCGATCCGCGATATTCCCGGTGAGAAGATTTTCTTCGTGCAGATGGCCGATGCGCCGATCCTGGCCATGGACGTGCTGGAGTGGAGTCGGCATTTTCGCTGTTTCCCCGGCCAGGGCGAGATGGACCTCGCAGGTTTCCTTGCGCCGATCATCGCCAGTGGGTATCGCGGCCCGCTGTCGCTTGAGGTCTTCAACGATGGCTTTCGCGCCGCACCTTCGCGTCAGAACGCCGCCGATGGTCTGCGCTCGTTGCTGTACCTGGAGGAAAAGACCCGCGTGCGGCTGGCCGAGCAGGCGGTCGCAGTGGAACCCGGCGTGCTGTTCGCACCGCCTGCGGCGAGCCGTTATGACGGGGTGGAGTTCGTCGAGTTCGCCGTAGATGACGCGGTCGGTGCACGGCTGGGTGGGTGGCTGAAGCGCCTGGGGTTCGCCGAGGCCGGTCAGCACCGCAGCAAGGCGGTCAAGCTGCTGCGCCAGGGTGATATCAATATCGTGCTCAACGCCGAACCCTATTCCTTCGCCCACAACTTCTACGAGGCTCATGGTCCATCGCTGTGCGCTGCAGCCTTGCGCGTGGATGACGCCCAGGCGGCGCTGCAACGGGCAATGGCCTATCGTGGTCAGCCATTCCGTGGCCTGGTCGGCCCCAACGAGCGGGAAATCCCGGCGGTGCGCGCGCCGGATGGCAGTCTGATCTACCTGGTGGAGCCGGCCGGGGCAGGGCAGAGCATCTACGACAGCGATTTCTGCCTCGATCCGTCGGCCACTGCCGCTGGCGGGCTGCAGCGCATCGACCACATGGCCTTGGCCTTGCCGGCCGAGGGGCTGGACAGTTGGGTGCTGTTCTACAAGAGCCTGTTCGACTTCACCGCCGACGACGAAGTGGTACTGCCCGACCCTTATGGTCTGGTCAAGAGCCGCGCCCTGCGCAGCCCGTGCGCGACGTTACGCCTGCCGCTGAACATCTCCGAGAACCGCAACACCGCCATCGCCCACGCCCTGTCGAGCTATCGTGGTTCGGGCGTGCACCATATTGCCTTCGACTGCGCCGACATCTTCGCCGAGGTCACGCGGGCCAAGGAGGCTGGCGTGCCATTGCTGGAGATCCCGATGAACTACTACGACGATCTGGCGGCGCGCTTCGAGTTCGACGATGAGTTCCTCAGCGAGCTTGCGTACTACAACGTGCTGTACGACCGCGATGCGCAGGGCGGCGAGCTGTTCCATGTATACACCGAACCGTTCGAGGGGCGTTTCTTCTTCGAGATCCTCCAGCGCAAGGGGAACTACGCGGGGTATGGCGCGGCGAACGTGGCGGTGCGCCTGGCGGCGATGGCCAAGCTGCGCGCGAGTGCGGCTGGCTAG
- a CDS encoding GlxA family transcriptional regulator, translating into MPTPRQFSKKTSTSNMLRLKSGASDEQVPYRVDFVLLEHFSMASFTVAMDVLVTANLLRADSFRFTPLSLEGDRVLSDLGLELVASELDPRKLKEPDLLVICAGLRTPLKYPELDRLLGDCAAHGMALGGLWSGAWFLGRAGVLGDYGCSIHPEQRASLAERSPQTRITPASFTLDRDRLTAASPNGAMELMLGLVRRLYGDALAEGVEEILSFSGARYRQVGPGAKKSMSLQLRTIVELMENNLEETLSLDQLAAYSGRSRRQIDRLFQAQLGTSPRRYYMELRITKSRRLLQYSDLSVMEVAVACGFVSVSHFSKCYAAYFGYPPSREQRLGE; encoded by the coding sequence GTGCCCACGCCTCGCCAGTTCAGCAAGAAGACTAGCACCAGTAACATGTTGCGGCTCAAATCCGGCGCCAGCGACGAACAGGTGCCGTACCGCGTCGACTTCGTTCTGCTCGAGCATTTTTCCATGGCCAGTTTCACCGTGGCGATGGACGTGCTGGTCACCGCCAACCTGCTGCGAGCCGACAGTTTCCGCTTCACCCCGCTGTCGCTCGAAGGTGACCGAGTGCTGAGTGACCTGGGGCTGGAACTGGTGGCCAGCGAGCTGGACCCGCGCAAGCTCAAGGAGCCCGACCTCCTGGTCATCTGCGCCGGCCTGCGCACCCCGCTCAAATACCCCGAGCTCGACCGCCTGCTGGGCGACTGCGCGGCCCACGGCATGGCCCTGGGTGGCTTGTGGAGCGGTGCATGGTTCCTCGGCCGCGCCGGGGTGCTGGGCGACTACGGTTGCAGCATCCACCCCGAACAGCGTGCCAGCCTCGCCGAACGCAGCCCGCAGACGCGCATCACGCCGGCCAGCTTCACCCTTGATCGCGATCGCCTGACCGCCGCCAGCCCCAATGGCGCCATGGAACTGATGCTGGGCCTGGTACGCCGGCTGTATGGCGATGCCTTGGCCGAAGGTGTCGAAGAGATCCTGTCGTTCTCCGGCGCCCGCTATCGCCAGGTCGGGCCCGGGGCGAAGAAGTCCATGAGCCTGCAACTGCGCACCATTGTCGAGCTGATGGAAAACAACCTGGAAGAGACCCTCAGCCTCGATCAGCTGGCCGCCTACAGCGGCCGCTCGCGTCGGCAGATCGACCGCTTGTTCCAGGCCCAGCTCGGTACCTCGCCGCGGCGCTACTACATGGAGCTGCGCATCACCAAGAGCCGGCGGCTGCTGCAGTACTCGGACCTGTCGGTCATGGAAGTGGCGGTGGCGTGCGGGTTCGTTTCGGTGTCGCACTTCAGCAAGTGCTACGCGGCGTATTTCGGCTACCCACCTTCACGTGAGCAGCGGCTGGGCGAGTGA